The following nucleotide sequence is from Dysgonomonadaceae bacterium PH5-43.
ATGTGCTTTCGTAGACACACCTGAGGTAGATAGAATATCAAAACACATAGGCACTCAAAGAGGTTATCCTACTGCATTTGAGCTTCCTGAATATGTAAGCGAAGACGGAGAAGACAAGGGCGAATCTATTGATCTTGCCGACAAAGACCCTATGTTTGAAAAAGTAGCTCGCTTAATTGTAATTCACCAATCGGGATCTACTTCTCTTATACAACGTAAATTTTCTATAGGATATAACAGGGCTGGTCGCTTAATGGATCAATTAGAAGCCGCAGGCATTGTTGGTCCGGGGCAAGGAAGTAAAGCTCGCGAAGTTTACGTTTCCGACGAATATCAATTAGAACAAATATTGCAATCATTAGATTAAGGTTATGATTATGAGAATAAAAACATTATTACTACTGCTACTTATAAGCACTGTTACTTTTGCCCAAAAAGACGCAAAAGCTAAATCTTGGTTAGACAAAACTTCCGATACATTCGCCGAAGCTAAAGATATGTCGATATTGTTTTCTATGAACATTAAAAACTTGGACGATAACATAAGCGAAAGTTTTGAGGGCTCAATAAATATTAAAGGTGCTAAATTCCATTTAGACACTCCCGAGATGGAAGCTTGGTTCGACGGTAAAGTACAATGGGTGTTGCAAAAGGCTTGGGGAGAAGTAAGTATTAACGAACCAAGTAAAGAAGAAGTTCAAGCTATCAATCCTATTACTATTTTCAATCTATACAAAGCGGCTTGCAACTACAAATACATAGGAGAAAAGAAAGACGCTAAAGGACAAGCAGTTCACGAGATAGAGTTAACACCTATCGACAAGAAAAGCGAGATGAATAAAATAATTATTCAAATAAATCCTATAGACTCTCTACCCGTTAAGATTCAAATAACTTACAATAGTAATATAGAAAACATTATTCACATTAATAACTATAAAAAGAATCAGAAGTTATCCGACAGTTCATTCGTATTCAATGCGGTTAAATATCCTGATGCTGAAATTATAGATCTTAGGTAATTATGAAAACAGAAAAAGTACAATGTCTTATCGTAGGCTCTGGGCCTGCAGGTTACACAGCAGCGATATATGCTTCGAGAGCAAATCTTAAACCAGTGTTGTATCAAGGAATGCAGCCTGGAGGTTTACTAACTATGACTTCTGAGATAGAAAACTTCCCTGGTTACCCTACCGGAACATCAGGCTTCGACTTAATGGAAGACTTAAAGAAACAAGCGGAACGCTTTTGCGCCGACATACGCATAGGAGTTGTTACTCACTGCGACCTTTCGCAACGTCCTTACAAAGTAACTATCGACAACACTACTGTTGTTGAAACAGAAACTCTTATTATTTCAACAGGTGCTTCTCCTAAAATGTTAGGCATTCCTGATGAAAT
It contains:
- a CDS encoding outer membrane lipoprotein-sorting protein (product_source=COG2834; cath_funfam=2.50.20.10; cleavage_site_network=SignalP-noTM; cog=COG2834; pfam=PF16584; superfamily=89392) is translated as MRIKTLLLLLLISTVTFAQKDAKAKSWLDKTSDTFAEAKDMSILFSMNIKNLDDNISESFEGSINIKGAKFHLDTPEMEAWFDGKVQWVLQKAWGEVSINEPSKEEVQAINPITIFNLYKAACNYKYIGEKKDAKGQAVHEIELTPIDKKSEMNKIIIQINPIDSLPVKIQITYNSNIENIIHINNYKKNQKLSDSSFVFNAVKYPDAEIIDLR